One Perognathus longimembris pacificus isolate PPM17 chromosome 24, ASM2315922v1, whole genome shotgun sequence DNA segment encodes these proteins:
- the Otud4 gene encoding OTU domain-containing protein 4 isoform X2, producing MEAAAAAATGAPDGGDLGVEGPREDTTPMDAYLRKLGLYRKLVAKDGSCLFRAVAEQVLHSQSRHVEVRMACIHYLRENREKFEAFIEGSFEDYLKRLENPQEWVGQVEISALSLMYRKDFVIYREPNVSPSQVTENNFPEKVLLCFSNGNHYDIVYPIKYKESSAMCQSLLYELLYEKVFKTDVSKIMMGLETSEVVDENNSEISDSEDDNCKSKTTTAADVNGFKPSSEDPKNTGNPASLPFSRKVLKSLNPTVYRNVEYEIWLKSKQVQQKHDYSIAAGLQYEVGSKQQVKLDHNGKFPSADTQGGHSENGPVLVEEMGKKHVLKNLKPPPPESWNTVSGKKMKKPPAPGQNLHSDMDYRGPKNPSKPIKAPSALPPRLQHPSGVKQHVFSSYSSGSQTQKSSIEHKNLSRTPSQIIRKPDRERVEDFDHMNRESHYFGLSPEERREKQAIEESRLLYEIQNRDEQAFPALSSSSVSQSASQSSNPSVQRKSSHASDRKGSRRRMDPEERKDKESTHGHIHVDKKLEPSTLENVGDDKCTRVSSPSKSKKLECQPPTEQKPAEHVSLSNPAPLLVSPEVHLTPAVPSLPATVPAWPSEPTTFGPTGVPAQIPVLSVTQTLTTGPDSAVSQAHLTPSPVPVSLQAVNQPLMPLPQTLSLYQDPLYPGFPCNEKGDRAIAPPYSLCQTGEDLPKDKNILRFFFNLGVKAYSCPMWAPHSYLYPLHQAYLAACRMYPKVPVPVYPHNPWFQEAPPAQNESECTCAEAHFPMQTEASVNGQMPQAEIGPPTFSSPLVIPPSQVSESHGQLSYQADLESENPGQLLHAEYEDSLSGKNVYPQPSFGPSPFLGPVPIAPPFFPHVWYGYPFQGFIENPVMRQNIILPSDEKELDLPIENLDLSKECASSSVVSEFPEPQGEGALSLPEASVSSKHEGRAEQSSQTRKADLALASLPPGAEGKAHLPTQILNREKETVPVELEPKRTIQSLKEKPEKVKDNKTAAANVVSSGANSVDSRVQRPKEESSEDESEVSNILRSGRSKQFYNQTYGGRKYKSDWGSSGRGGYQHGRGEESWKGQPSRSRDEGYQYHRHVRGRPYRGDRRRSGMGDGHRGQHT from the exons GTATTGCACTCTCAGTCTCGCCATGTTGAAGTTAGAATGGCCTGCATTCACTATCTTcgggaaaacagagagaaatttGAAGCG tttaTAGAGGGGTCATTTGAAGACTATTTAAAACGTTTAGAAAATCCACAG GAATGGGTAGGACAAGTGGAAATAAGTGCCCTTTCCCTCATGTACAG GAAAGATTTTGTTATATATCGGGAGCCAAATGTTTCTCCTTCGCAAGttactgaaaataattttcctgaaaaG GTGTTATTGTGTTTTTCAAATGGAAATCATTATGATATTGTCTATCCCATAAAGTATAAAGAAAGTTCTGCTATGTGTCAAT CTCTCCTTTATGAATTGTTGTATGAGAAAGTATTTAAAACTGATGTTAGTAAAATCATGATGGGACTTGAAACTTCTGAAGTAGTTGATGAAAACAACAGTGAAATATCAGATTCAGAGGATGACAATTGCAA GAGCAAAACTACCACTGCTGCTGATGTGAATGGATTTAAGCCTTCATCagag GACCCAAAGAACACTGGGAACCCTGCTAGCCTTCCTTTTTCCAGAAAGGTTCTGAAGTCACTCAACCCAACGGTCTATCGAAATGTGGAATATGAAATTTGGCTCAAGTCTAAACAAG tccaACAAAAACATGATTATTCCATTGCTGCAGGCTTACAGTATGAAGTTGGAAGTAAACAGCAG GTTAAGTTGGATCACAATGGGAAATTTCCTAGTGCAGACACCCAAGGGGGGCATTCTGAAAATGGACCAGTTTTGGttgaagaaatggggaaaaa ACATGTACTGAAGAACCTCAAACCACCTCCCCCGGAAAGCTGGAACACAGTGTCaggaaagaagatgaaaaaaCCTCCTGCTCCTGGACAGAATTTGCATTCTG ACATGGATTACAGAGGGCCAAAGAATCCAAGCAAGCCAATAAAAGCCCCATCTGCACTACCTCCTCGACTGCAGCATCCTTCGGGAGTAAAACAGCATGTATTCTCTAGTTACTCTTCAGGGTCCCAGACTCAGAAATCCTCCATTGAGCACAAAAATCTCAGCAGGACACCGTCACAGATCATAAG AAAACCTGATCGTGAGAGAGTTGAGGATTTTGATCACATGAATCGAGAATCTCATTATTTTGGCCTCTCCCCAGAAGAACGCAGAGAAAAGCAAGCTATTGAAGAGTCTCGTTTACTCTATGAGATTCAGAACAGAGATGAACAGGctttcccagccctttct agCTCATCTGTCAGTCAGTCAGCTTCTCAGAGCAGCAACCCAAGTGTCCAGAGAAAGTCTTCACATGCAAGTGATAGGAAAGGAAGCAGGAGGAGAATGGATCCAGAAGAACGAAAAGACAAAG AGTCAACTCATGGACATATTCACGTGGATAAAAAACTTGAGCCAAGCACATTGGAG AATGTTGGTGATGATAAATGTACAAGAGTTTCTTCACCATCAAAGTCAAAGaagttagagtgccagcctcccaCAGAACAA AAGCCAGCAGAGCATGTGTCTTTATCAAATCCAGCTCCTCTCTTAGTTTCTCCAGAGGTACATCTAACTCCTGCGGTGCCTTCTTTACCAGCCACTGTGCCAGCCTGGCCAAGTGAACCTACAACTTTTGGACCAACAG gTGTTCCTGCTCAAATTCCAGTTTTGTCAGTGACACAGACTCTGACTACTGGACCTGATTCTGCTGTGTCCCAAGCTCACTTAACACCCTCTCCAGTTCCTGTTTCATTACAGGCAGTTAACCAGCCCTTGATGCCTTTGCCTCAGACACTGAGCCTTTACCAAGACCCACTCTATCCTGGGTTTCCTTGTAATGAAAAGGGAGACCGAGCCATTGCACCACCTTACTCACTGTGTCAGACTGGTGAGGACCTGCCTAAAG ataaGAACATCCTTCGATTCTTCTTCAACCTTGGTGTGAAG GCATACAGTTGCCCTATGTGGGCTCCACATTCTTACCTGTACCCTCTGCACCAGGCCTACCTGGCAGCCTGCAGGATGTACCCAAAGGTCCCTGTCCCTGTGTATCCTCATAACCCTTGGTTCCAAGAAGCACCTCCTGCTCAGAATGAAAGCGAATGTACTTGTGCCGAAGCACACTTCCCTATGCAGACGGAGGCCAGTGTTAATGGTCAGATGCCACAGGCAGAAATTGGGCCGCCGACATTTTCTTCACCTCTGGTTATCCCTCCTTCTCAGGTGTCTGAAAGTCATGGGCAATTGTCTTACCAGGCTGATCTGGAATCTGAGAACCCTGGGCAGCTGCTTCATGCTGAATATGAAGACTCACTAAGTGGCAAGAACGTGTATCCACAACCATCCTTTGGACCCAGTCCATTCTTGGGCCCAGTTCCCATTgcacctcctttctttcctcatgtTTGGTATGGGTACCCTTTCCAGGGATTCATAGAAAATCCTGTTATGAGGCAGAATATTATCCTGCCCTCTGATGAAAAAGAATTGGATCTGCCCATAGAAAATCTGGATCTGTCTAAAGAATGTGCTTCCAGCTCTGTAGTGAGTGAGTTCCCAGAACCCCAGGGTGAAGGTGCTCTCTCTTTGCCTGAAGCAAGTGTGAGCAGCAAGCATGAAGGTCGAGCAGAGCAGTCGTCCCAGACACGAAAGGCAGATCTGGCCctggcctcccttcctcctggaGCTGAGGGCAAAGCTCATCTTCCCACTCAGATtctaaacagagaaaaagaaactgtgCCTGTCGAACTCGAGCCTAAGAGGACCATACAGAGTctgaaagaaaaaccagaaaaagtaaaagataatAAGACTGCTGCTGCTAATGTGGTTAGCTCTGGGGCCAACTCTGTGGATAGCAGAGTGCAAAGACCAAAAGAAGAGAGCTCAGAAGATGAAAGTGAAGTGTCTAACATTCTGAGAAGTGGAAGATCCAAGCAGTTCTATAACCAAACCTATGGAGGCAGGAAGTACAAGAGCGATTGGGGCTCTTCAGGTCGGGGTGGGTATCAGCATGGGAGAGGTGAAGAGTCCTGGAAAGGGCAGCCAAGCAGAAGCCGAGATGAAGGTTATCAGTACCATCGACATGTCCGGGGACGGCCCTACAGGGGAGATCGGAGGAGATCCGGCATGGGAGATGGCCACAGGGGACAGCACACTTGA
- the Otud4 gene encoding OTU domain-containing protein 4 isoform X6, which yields MEAAAAAATGAPDGGDLGVEGPREDTTPMDAYLRKLGLYRKLVAKDGSCLFRAVAEQVLHSQSRHVEVRMACIHYLRENREKFEAFIEGSFEDYLKRLENPQEWVGQVEISALSLMYRKDFVIYREPNVSPSQVTENNFPEKVLLCFSNGNHYDIVYPIKYKESSAMCQSLLYELLYEKVFKTDVSKIMMGLETSEVVDENNSEISDSEDDNCKSKTTTAADVNGFKPSSEDPKNTGNPASLPFSRKVLKSLNPTVYRNVEYEIWLKSKQVQQKHDYSIAAGLQYEVGSKQQQVKLDHNGKFPSADTQGGHSENGPVLVEEMGKKHVLKNLKPPPPESWNTVSGKKMKKPPAPGQNLHSDMDYRGPKNPSKPIKAPSALPPRLQHPSGVKQHVFSSYSSGSQTQKSSIEHKNLSRTPSQIIRKPDRERVEDFDHMNRESHYFGLSPEERREKQAIEESRLLYEIQNRDEQAFPALSSSSVSQSASQSSNPSVQRKSSHASDRKGSRRRMDPEERKDKESTHGHIHVDKKLEPSTLEKPAEHVSLSNPAPLLVSPEVHLTPAVPSLPATVPAWPSEPTTFGPTGVPAQIPVLSVTQTLTTGPDSAVSQAHLTPSPVPVSLQAVNQPLMPLPQTLSLYQDPLYPGFPCNEKGDRAIAPPYSLCQTGEDLPKDKNILRFFFNLGVKAYSCPMWAPHSYLYPLHQAYLAACRMYPKVPVPVYPHNPWFQEAPPAQNESECTCAEAHFPMQTEASVNGQMPQAEIGPPTFSSPLVIPPSQVSESHGQLSYQADLESENPGQLLHAEYEDSLSGKNVYPQPSFGPSPFLGPVPIAPPFFPHVWYGYPFQGFIENPVMRQNIILPSDEKELDLPIENLDLSKECASSSVVSEFPEPQGEGALSLPEASVSSKHEGRAEQSSQTRKADLALASLPPGAEGKAHLPTQILNREKETVPVELEPKRTIQSLKEKPEKVKDNKTAAANVVSSGANSVDSRVQRPKEESSEDESEVSNILRSGRSKQFYNQTYGGRKYKSDWGSSGRGGYQHGRGEESWKGQPSRSRDEGYQYHRHVRGRPYRGDRRRSGMGDGHRGQHT from the exons GTATTGCACTCTCAGTCTCGCCATGTTGAAGTTAGAATGGCCTGCATTCACTATCTTcgggaaaacagagagaaatttGAAGCG tttaTAGAGGGGTCATTTGAAGACTATTTAAAACGTTTAGAAAATCCACAG GAATGGGTAGGACAAGTGGAAATAAGTGCCCTTTCCCTCATGTACAG GAAAGATTTTGTTATATATCGGGAGCCAAATGTTTCTCCTTCGCAAGttactgaaaataattttcctgaaaaG GTGTTATTGTGTTTTTCAAATGGAAATCATTATGATATTGTCTATCCCATAAAGTATAAAGAAAGTTCTGCTATGTGTCAAT CTCTCCTTTATGAATTGTTGTATGAGAAAGTATTTAAAACTGATGTTAGTAAAATCATGATGGGACTTGAAACTTCTGAAGTAGTTGATGAAAACAACAGTGAAATATCAGATTCAGAGGATGACAATTGCAA GAGCAAAACTACCACTGCTGCTGATGTGAATGGATTTAAGCCTTCATCagag GACCCAAAGAACACTGGGAACCCTGCTAGCCTTCCTTTTTCCAGAAAGGTTCTGAAGTCACTCAACCCAACGGTCTATCGAAATGTGGAATATGAAATTTGGCTCAAGTCTAAACAAG tccaACAAAAACATGATTATTCCATTGCTGCAGGCTTACAGTATGAAGTTGGAAGTAAACAGCAG CAGGTTAAGTTGGATCACAATGGGAAATTTCCTAGTGCAGACACCCAAGGGGGGCATTCTGAAAATGGACCAGTTTTGGttgaagaaatggggaaaaa ACATGTACTGAAGAACCTCAAACCACCTCCCCCGGAAAGCTGGAACACAGTGTCaggaaagaagatgaaaaaaCCTCCTGCTCCTGGACAGAATTTGCATTCTG ACATGGATTACAGAGGGCCAAAGAATCCAAGCAAGCCAATAAAAGCCCCATCTGCACTACCTCCTCGACTGCAGCATCCTTCGGGAGTAAAACAGCATGTATTCTCTAGTTACTCTTCAGGGTCCCAGACTCAGAAATCCTCCATTGAGCACAAAAATCTCAGCAGGACACCGTCACAGATCATAAG AAAACCTGATCGTGAGAGAGTTGAGGATTTTGATCACATGAATCGAGAATCTCATTATTTTGGCCTCTCCCCAGAAGAACGCAGAGAAAAGCAAGCTATTGAAGAGTCTCGTTTACTCTATGAGATTCAGAACAGAGATGAACAGGctttcccagccctttct agCTCATCTGTCAGTCAGTCAGCTTCTCAGAGCAGCAACCCAAGTGTCCAGAGAAAGTCTTCACATGCAAGTGATAGGAAAGGAAGCAGGAGGAGAATGGATCCAGAAGAACGAAAAGACAAAG AGTCAACTCATGGACATATTCACGTGGATAAAAAACTTGAGCCAAGCACATTGGAG AAGCCAGCAGAGCATGTGTCTTTATCAAATCCAGCTCCTCTCTTAGTTTCTCCAGAGGTACATCTAACTCCTGCGGTGCCTTCTTTACCAGCCACTGTGCCAGCCTGGCCAAGTGAACCTACAACTTTTGGACCAACAG gTGTTCCTGCTCAAATTCCAGTTTTGTCAGTGACACAGACTCTGACTACTGGACCTGATTCTGCTGTGTCCCAAGCTCACTTAACACCCTCTCCAGTTCCTGTTTCATTACAGGCAGTTAACCAGCCCTTGATGCCTTTGCCTCAGACACTGAGCCTTTACCAAGACCCACTCTATCCTGGGTTTCCTTGTAATGAAAAGGGAGACCGAGCCATTGCACCACCTTACTCACTGTGTCAGACTGGTGAGGACCTGCCTAAAG ataaGAACATCCTTCGATTCTTCTTCAACCTTGGTGTGAAG GCATACAGTTGCCCTATGTGGGCTCCACATTCTTACCTGTACCCTCTGCACCAGGCCTACCTGGCAGCCTGCAGGATGTACCCAAAGGTCCCTGTCCCTGTGTATCCTCATAACCCTTGGTTCCAAGAAGCACCTCCTGCTCAGAATGAAAGCGAATGTACTTGTGCCGAAGCACACTTCCCTATGCAGACGGAGGCCAGTGTTAATGGTCAGATGCCACAGGCAGAAATTGGGCCGCCGACATTTTCTTCACCTCTGGTTATCCCTCCTTCTCAGGTGTCTGAAAGTCATGGGCAATTGTCTTACCAGGCTGATCTGGAATCTGAGAACCCTGGGCAGCTGCTTCATGCTGAATATGAAGACTCACTAAGTGGCAAGAACGTGTATCCACAACCATCCTTTGGACCCAGTCCATTCTTGGGCCCAGTTCCCATTgcacctcctttctttcctcatgtTTGGTATGGGTACCCTTTCCAGGGATTCATAGAAAATCCTGTTATGAGGCAGAATATTATCCTGCCCTCTGATGAAAAAGAATTGGATCTGCCCATAGAAAATCTGGATCTGTCTAAAGAATGTGCTTCCAGCTCTGTAGTGAGTGAGTTCCCAGAACCCCAGGGTGAAGGTGCTCTCTCTTTGCCTGAAGCAAGTGTGAGCAGCAAGCATGAAGGTCGAGCAGAGCAGTCGTCCCAGACACGAAAGGCAGATCTGGCCctggcctcccttcctcctggaGCTGAGGGCAAAGCTCATCTTCCCACTCAGATtctaaacagagaaaaagaaactgtgCCTGTCGAACTCGAGCCTAAGAGGACCATACAGAGTctgaaagaaaaaccagaaaaagtaaaagataatAAGACTGCTGCTGCTAATGTGGTTAGCTCTGGGGCCAACTCTGTGGATAGCAGAGTGCAAAGACCAAAAGAAGAGAGCTCAGAAGATGAAAGTGAAGTGTCTAACATTCTGAGAAGTGGAAGATCCAAGCAGTTCTATAACCAAACCTATGGAGGCAGGAAGTACAAGAGCGATTGGGGCTCTTCAGGTCGGGGTGGGTATCAGCATGGGAGAGGTGAAGAGTCCTGGAAAGGGCAGCCAAGCAGAAGCCGAGATGAAGGTTATCAGTACCATCGACATGTCCGGGGACGGCCCTACAGGGGAGATCGGAGGAGATCCGGCATGGGAGATGGCCACAGGGGACAGCACACTTGA
- the Otud4 gene encoding OTU domain-containing protein 4 isoform X3 gives MEAAAAAATGAPDGGDLGVEGPREDTTPMDAYLRKLGLYRKLVAKDGSCLFRAVAEQVLHSQSRHVEVRMACIHYLRENREKFEAFIEGSFEDYLKRLENPQEWVGQVEISALSLMYRKDFVIYREPNVSPSQVTENNFPEKVLLCFSNGNHYDIVYPIKYKESSAMCQSLLYELLYEKVFKTDVSKIMMGLETSEVVDENNSEISDSEDDNCKSKTTTAADVNGFKPSSEDPKNTGNPASLPFSRKVLKSLNPTVYRNVEYEIWLKSKQVQQKHDYSIAAGLQYEVGSKQQQVKLDHNGKFPSADTQGGHSENGPVLVEEMGKKHVLKNLKPPPPESWNTVSGKKMKKPPAPGQNLHSDMDYRGPKNPSKPIKAPSALPPRLQHPSGVKQHVFSSYSSGSQTQKSSIEHKNLSRTPSQIIRKPDRERVEDFDHMNRESHYFGLSPEERREKQAIEESRLLYEIQNRDEQAFPALSSSSVSQSASQSSNPSVQRKSSHASDRKGSRRRMDPEERKDKESTHGHIHVDKKLEPSTLENVGDDKCTRVSSPSKSKKLECQPPTEQPAEHVSLSNPAPLLVSPEVHLTPAVPSLPATVPAWPSEPTTFGPTGVPAQIPVLSVTQTLTTGPDSAVSQAHLTPSPVPVSLQAVNQPLMPLPQTLSLYQDPLYPGFPCNEKGDRAIAPPYSLCQTGEDLPKDKNILRFFFNLGVKAYSCPMWAPHSYLYPLHQAYLAACRMYPKVPVPVYPHNPWFQEAPPAQNESECTCAEAHFPMQTEASVNGQMPQAEIGPPTFSSPLVIPPSQVSESHGQLSYQADLESENPGQLLHAEYEDSLSGKNVYPQPSFGPSPFLGPVPIAPPFFPHVWYGYPFQGFIENPVMRQNIILPSDEKELDLPIENLDLSKECASSSVVSEFPEPQGEGALSLPEASVSSKHEGRAEQSSQTRKADLALASLPPGAEGKAHLPTQILNREKETVPVELEPKRTIQSLKEKPEKVKDNKTAAANVVSSGANSVDSRVQRPKEESSEDESEVSNILRSGRSKQFYNQTYGGRKYKSDWGSSGRGGYQHGRGEESWKGQPSRSRDEGYQYHRHVRGRPYRGDRRRSGMGDGHRGQHT, from the exons GTATTGCACTCTCAGTCTCGCCATGTTGAAGTTAGAATGGCCTGCATTCACTATCTTcgggaaaacagagagaaatttGAAGCG tttaTAGAGGGGTCATTTGAAGACTATTTAAAACGTTTAGAAAATCCACAG GAATGGGTAGGACAAGTGGAAATAAGTGCCCTTTCCCTCATGTACAG GAAAGATTTTGTTATATATCGGGAGCCAAATGTTTCTCCTTCGCAAGttactgaaaataattttcctgaaaaG GTGTTATTGTGTTTTTCAAATGGAAATCATTATGATATTGTCTATCCCATAAAGTATAAAGAAAGTTCTGCTATGTGTCAAT CTCTCCTTTATGAATTGTTGTATGAGAAAGTATTTAAAACTGATGTTAGTAAAATCATGATGGGACTTGAAACTTCTGAAGTAGTTGATGAAAACAACAGTGAAATATCAGATTCAGAGGATGACAATTGCAA GAGCAAAACTACCACTGCTGCTGATGTGAATGGATTTAAGCCTTCATCagag GACCCAAAGAACACTGGGAACCCTGCTAGCCTTCCTTTTTCCAGAAAGGTTCTGAAGTCACTCAACCCAACGGTCTATCGAAATGTGGAATATGAAATTTGGCTCAAGTCTAAACAAG tccaACAAAAACATGATTATTCCATTGCTGCAGGCTTACAGTATGAAGTTGGAAGTAAACAGCAG CAGGTTAAGTTGGATCACAATGGGAAATTTCCTAGTGCAGACACCCAAGGGGGGCATTCTGAAAATGGACCAGTTTTGGttgaagaaatggggaaaaa ACATGTACTGAAGAACCTCAAACCACCTCCCCCGGAAAGCTGGAACACAGTGTCaggaaagaagatgaaaaaaCCTCCTGCTCCTGGACAGAATTTGCATTCTG ACATGGATTACAGAGGGCCAAAGAATCCAAGCAAGCCAATAAAAGCCCCATCTGCACTACCTCCTCGACTGCAGCATCCTTCGGGAGTAAAACAGCATGTATTCTCTAGTTACTCTTCAGGGTCCCAGACTCAGAAATCCTCCATTGAGCACAAAAATCTCAGCAGGACACCGTCACAGATCATAAG AAAACCTGATCGTGAGAGAGTTGAGGATTTTGATCACATGAATCGAGAATCTCATTATTTTGGCCTCTCCCCAGAAGAACGCAGAGAAAAGCAAGCTATTGAAGAGTCTCGTTTACTCTATGAGATTCAGAACAGAGATGAACAGGctttcccagccctttct agCTCATCTGTCAGTCAGTCAGCTTCTCAGAGCAGCAACCCAAGTGTCCAGAGAAAGTCTTCACATGCAAGTGATAGGAAAGGAAGCAGGAGGAGAATGGATCCAGAAGAACGAAAAGACAAAG AGTCAACTCATGGACATATTCACGTGGATAAAAAACTTGAGCCAAGCACATTGGAG AATGTTGGTGATGATAAATGTACAAGAGTTTCTTCACCATCAAAGTCAAAGaagttagagtgccagcctcccaCAGAACAA CCAGCAGAGCATGTGTCTTTATCAAATCCAGCTCCTCTCTTAGTTTCTCCAGAGGTACATCTAACTCCTGCGGTGCCTTCTTTACCAGCCACTGTGCCAGCCTGGCCAAGTGAACCTACAACTTTTGGACCAACAG gTGTTCCTGCTCAAATTCCAGTTTTGTCAGTGACACAGACTCTGACTACTGGACCTGATTCTGCTGTGTCCCAAGCTCACTTAACACCCTCTCCAGTTCCTGTTTCATTACAGGCAGTTAACCAGCCCTTGATGCCTTTGCCTCAGACACTGAGCCTTTACCAAGACCCACTCTATCCTGGGTTTCCTTGTAATGAAAAGGGAGACCGAGCCATTGCACCACCTTACTCACTGTGTCAGACTGGTGAGGACCTGCCTAAAG ataaGAACATCCTTCGATTCTTCTTCAACCTTGGTGTGAAG GCATACAGTTGCCCTATGTGGGCTCCACATTCTTACCTGTACCCTCTGCACCAGGCCTACCTGGCAGCCTGCAGGATGTACCCAAAGGTCCCTGTCCCTGTGTATCCTCATAACCCTTGGTTCCAAGAAGCACCTCCTGCTCAGAATGAAAGCGAATGTACTTGTGCCGAAGCACACTTCCCTATGCAGACGGAGGCCAGTGTTAATGGTCAGATGCCACAGGCAGAAATTGGGCCGCCGACATTTTCTTCACCTCTGGTTATCCCTCCTTCTCAGGTGTCTGAAAGTCATGGGCAATTGTCTTACCAGGCTGATCTGGAATCTGAGAACCCTGGGCAGCTGCTTCATGCTGAATATGAAGACTCACTAAGTGGCAAGAACGTGTATCCACAACCATCCTTTGGACCCAGTCCATTCTTGGGCCCAGTTCCCATTgcacctcctttctttcctcatgtTTGGTATGGGTACCCTTTCCAGGGATTCATAGAAAATCCTGTTATGAGGCAGAATATTATCCTGCCCTCTGATGAAAAAGAATTGGATCTGCCCATAGAAAATCTGGATCTGTCTAAAGAATGTGCTTCCAGCTCTGTAGTGAGTGAGTTCCCAGAACCCCAGGGTGAAGGTGCTCTCTCTTTGCCTGAAGCAAGTGTGAGCAGCAAGCATGAAGGTCGAGCAGAGCAGTCGTCCCAGACACGAAAGGCAGATCTGGCCctggcctcccttcctcctggaGCTGAGGGCAAAGCTCATCTTCCCACTCAGATtctaaacagagaaaaagaaactgtgCCTGTCGAACTCGAGCCTAAGAGGACCATACAGAGTctgaaagaaaaaccagaaaaagtaaaagataatAAGACTGCTGCTGCTAATGTGGTTAGCTCTGGGGCCAACTCTGTGGATAGCAGAGTGCAAAGACCAAAAGAAGAGAGCTCAGAAGATGAAAGTGAAGTGTCTAACATTCTGAGAAGTGGAAGATCCAAGCAGTTCTATAACCAAACCTATGGAGGCAGGAAGTACAAGAGCGATTGGGGCTCTTCAGGTCGGGGTGGGTATCAGCATGGGAGAGGTGAAGAGTCCTGGAAAGGGCAGCCAAGCAGAAGCCGAGATGAAGGTTATCAGTACCATCGACATGTCCGGGGACGGCCCTACAGGGGAGATCGGAGGAGATCCGGCATGGGAGATGGCCACAGGGGACAGCACACTTGA